A single genomic interval of Terriglobus albidus harbors:
- a CDS encoding putative colanic acid biosynthesis acetyltransferase: protein MARQIDYKSTEALPSDTTGDPYLRPAFSVGNRLKRLVWNITWLLLYRPSPRPFHAWRSMLLRLFGATMGAHCHFYPGSRVWAPWNLICGEQVTLGDGAEVYNPSPMTFASHAIVSQNGYICGATHDYDDPAFPLVSYRMRLGEYSWICAHANVAPGVNVGDGAVLGLASTATRDMEPWTVYAGSPAVKIKDRKRVYTTTTPSGDERA, encoded by the coding sequence ATGGCCAGACAGATCGATTACAAGTCGACAGAGGCACTGCCTTCTGACACTACGGGCGATCCATATCTTCGCCCCGCCTTCTCTGTCGGAAACCGCCTTAAGCGCCTGGTATGGAACATTACCTGGCTGCTGCTGTATCGGCCCTCGCCTCGGCCATTTCATGCGTGGCGTAGCATGCTTCTGCGCCTCTTCGGCGCAACCATGGGGGCGCACTGCCACTTCTATCCCGGCTCGCGCGTCTGGGCTCCATGGAATCTCATCTGCGGTGAACAGGTAACCCTTGGCGACGGCGCAGAGGTCTACAACCCTTCGCCCATGACCTTTGCCTCCCACGCCATCGTCTCGCAGAATGGCTATATCTGTGGCGCAACCCACGACTACGACGATCCGGCCTTTCCCCTGGTCAGCTACCGCATGCGCCTCGGCGAATACTCCTGGATCTGTGCCCACGCCAACGTCGCTCCTGGCGTCAATGTTGGTGACGGAGCCGTCCTCGGTCTGGCTTCTACCGCTACCCGAGACATGGAACCCTGGACCGTCTACGCCGGTTCGCCCGCCGTCAAGATCAAAGACCGCAAGCGTGTCTACACCACCACGACACCCTCCGGAGACGAACGGGCATGA